A single region of the Aquila chrysaetos chrysaetos chromosome 18, bAquChr1.4, whole genome shotgun sequence genome encodes:
- the LOC115352997 gene encoding ovalbumin-related protein Y-like: MGSISAANAEFCFNAFKELKVHHANDNIFYSPLSIISALAMVYLGARGNTQSQMEKVLHFDNVTEVGDTTDSQCGTSEYIHNLFKDLLSDITMPNATYSLKIADRLYIEKTYPVLPEYLECAKKFYKAGLEEVNFKTATEEARQLINSWVEKETNGQIQDFLVSGSVDLDTVLVLVNAIYFKGIWKTAFKEEDTREVPFNVTEQESRPVQMMCQNSTFKVATVAAEKMKILELPYASGELSMLVLLPDDVSGLEQLESKISFEKLMEWTSPNVMEKKRVKVYLPRMKIEQKYNLTSVLMALGMTDLFSPLANLSGISSAESLKISEAIHEAYMEVNEEGTEMAGSAGVVEGIKHSSEFEEFRADHPFLFLIKHNPTNSILFFGRYCSP; the protein is encoded by the exons ATGGGCTCCATCAGTGCAGCAAATGCGGAATTTTGTTTCAATGCTTTCAAAGAGCTGAAAGTCCACCATGCCAATGACAACATCTTTTATTCCCCTCTGAGCATCATTTCAGCCCTGGCGATGGTCTATCTGGGAGCAAGAGGTAACACTCAATCTCAGATGGAGAAG GTTCTTCACTTTGATAACGTTACAGAAGTTGGAGACACTACTGACTCCCAG TGTGGCACTTCTGAATACATCCACAATTTGTTCAAGGATCTTCTCTCAGACATCACCATGCCAAATGCTACATACTCACTCAAGATCGCTGACAGACTCTATATTGAAAAAACATACCCCGTTCTTCCG GAATACTTAGAGTGTGCAAAGAAATTCTAcaaagcagggctggaagaAGTTAACTTCAAAACAGCTACAGAGGAAGCAAGACAGCTTATTAATTCCTGGGTGGAGAAAGAGACAAATG GACAGATCCAAGATTTCCTTGTGTCAGGCTCTGTTGATCTCGATACTGTGCTGGTCCTTGTGAATGCCATTTACTTCAAAGGCATATGGAAGACAGCGTTTAAAGAAGAAGACACTCGGGAAGTGCCCTTCAATGTGACAGAG CAAGAAAGCAGACCTGTGCAAATGATGTGTCAGAACAGTACCTTCAAAGTGGCAACAGtggctgcagagaaaatgaagatcCTGGAGCTTCCGTACGCCAGCGGAGAGCTGAGCATGTTGGTGCTGTTGCCTGATGACGTCTCTGGCCTGGAGCAG CTTGAGAGCAAaatcagctttgaaaaactCATGGAGTGGACCAGTCCTAATGTGATGGAAAAGAAGAGAGTGAAAGTGTACCTCCCGCGCATGAAGATTGAGCAAAAATATAACCTTACATCTGTCTTAATGGCCTTGGGTATGACTGACCTGTTCAGCCCTTTGGCCAATCTGTCTGGCATCTCTTCAGCAGAGAGCCTGAAGATATCTGAGGCCATCCATGAGGCATACATGGAAGTCAATGAAGAGGGCACCGAGATGGCTGGCTCAGCGGGTGTGGTGGAAGGCATCAAACATTCCTCTGAGTTTGAAGAGTTTAGGGCTGACCACCCATTCCTTTTCTTGATCAAACACAATCCAACCAACAGCATCCTCTTCTTTGGTAGATATTGTTCCccctaa